A genomic region of Colletotrichum destructivum chromosome 1, complete sequence contains the following coding sequences:
- a CDS encoding Putative alcohol dehydrogenase, zinc-type, GroES-like superfamily, NAD(P)-binding domain superfamily encodes MSFNLSWPSATMRAVVYHGTPFEMTVQDVAKPTILNETDVVVRVTTSAVCGSDLHIYRGYMGGAVPWTMGHEAVGYISEVGDAVSSFAVGDYVIVPDTVSPDQLDMEPTSKEYFGFGNSVMGLGGLQAEYARVPFADTNLIPIPPTHETANSTIEHDYLTVSDIFATGWAGIDYSGFQPGDSVAVFGAGPVGLLSAYSAILRGASKVYVVDHIEERLELAAPIGAVPINFAKNDPVSQILAREPRGVMRAVDCVGMEALNTNLEMDESVVVQQMVDVVHFGGGIGQLGVYKSQDSSPGAPYGSTMSPTIPFPISTFFAKGLSFRAGAVDPKKYAPLLIDLINSGKAHPSFVISAVVGIEDAPEYYSRFNGKNETKVAIYFAE; translated from the exons ATGTCTTTCAATCTTTCGTGGCCCAGTGCGACCATGCGCGCCGTCGTTTACCATGGCACTCCCTTCGAAATGACCGTGCAAGACGTCGCCAAGCCAACAATCCTCAACGAAACCGATGTCGTTGTGCGAGTGACAACCTCGGCCGTGTGCGGATCCGACTTGCACATCTACCGTGGCTACATGGGCGGTGCCGTGCCATGGACGATGGgccacgaggccgtcggctATATCTCAGAGGTTGGCGATGCCGTGTCTTCCTTCGCCGTCGGAGACTATGTCATTGTTCCCGACACCGTGTCTCCCGATCAGCTGGACATGGAGCCGACGTCGAAGGAGTATTTTGGCTTTGGTAACAGCGTAATGGGTCTCGGTGGGCTCCAAG CCGAGTATGCGAGGGTCCCTTTCGCCGACACCAACTTGATCCCTATCCCTCCGACCCACGAAACCGCCAACTCGACGATCGAGCATGACTACCTCACTGTATCGGACATCTTCGCTACGGGGTGGGCCGGAATCGACTACAGCGGCTTCCAGCCCGGTGAttccgtcgccgtcttcggggCCGGTCCCGTCGGGCTGCTTTCTGCTTACTCGGCCATCTTGCGTGGGGCTTCCAAGGTCTACGTTGTTGACCACATCGAGGAACGCCTCGAGCTTGCTGCCCCCATCGGAGCTGTCCCGATCAACTTCGCAAAGAACGATCCCGTCTCCCAGATCTTGGCGCGCGAACCGCGCGGGGTGATGCGCGCCGTCGACTGTGTTGGTATGGAGGCTCTGAACACCAACCTTGAGATGGACGAGAGCGTCGTCGTGCAGCAGATGGTTGATGTGGTTCACTTCGGAGGAGGCATCGGTCAGCTGGGCGTTTACAAGTCTCAGGATAGCTCACCTGGTGCGCCGTACGGTAGCACCATGTCGCCCACGATCCCTTTTCCCATCTCGACCTTTTTCGCCAAGGGGTTGAGCTTCCGAGCGGGAGCTGTAGATCCAAAGAAGTACGCTCCCCTGCTGATCGACCTTATCAACAGCGGTAAAGCCCATCCCAGCTTCGTGATCAGTGCCGTCGTTGGCATTGAGGATGCGCCAGAATACTACAGCCGCTTCAATGGCAAGAATGAGACAAAGGTCGCCATCTACTTTGCGGAGTAA